The segment GATTTTTGttaatcattaataattttaaatagtaaaaaaaagaaaagaaaattaaagttGATTAATTATACTTTGAGTGTctgaaaattacaaataattcgtattatatataaaaatattattattaacattagtggaaaaagtaatatatttaaaatacatttatttcatactaagtatagttcagatcttttaaaacatttactgaaattaaaatgataactATTGCGCAATGCACATTTTTGTTTATGACAATGATTGAGGTTGTGGAAGACTAGTATTGTAACTGCTTCATAATTGCAGTATTTTTACACTTCACAGTCCTAATTCGTTGTGGGTGATTGCCGGGGCGTTGCTAAGTTATCGCAGTTTATTATTTGCTCTCATTGTGACACTAGCAGTAAATTACTTCTTGTAAAACCAGGCCTCAAACCTGGCCATACAGTGTGCCTCAACTTCCTTGTCTTCAACTTCCTCCCATGTGTGTTTTTAGCGCTGATAAGGATTGCGTTATCTCTGCTTTTCCTGTACGTGCCAGTGTTTGCTCATGATCTGAGGCTGTTTTACATTGGTTTTCCGTGTGTTTGTCTGTAGCCCACAGCAGAAGCCTTGAGAGGAGCCATCCAGCTCGGCATCGGGTACTCAGTCGGAAACATGACGTCCAAACCAGACAGAGATGTTCTCATGCAAGACTTCTATGTTGTGGAGAGCGTCTTTCTCCCGAGGTATTGACAGATGTGATGTGTGGTTGCCATAGCCTCACTATTCAAACACTGAGATACAATGACTCTGTTCCAAATGTCAACAGTTCTGTTGTAGTAGTTTGTTTAATGTCTACTGCAATATTAATTAGTACAGCTGAACTTCTTTTGTGATTGGTTGAATCCACACAATGCTGAATAGAGCCACTATAGGATTTGAAATAAGAgtttacagtttttaaatattgtgTGAAATCATTTTGTCTTTCAGTGAAGGCAGTAATCTGACTCCAGCTCACCATTATCCTGATTTTCGCTTTAAAAATTATGCTCCCTTGGCTTTCCGTTACTTTAGGGAGCTCTTTGGGATTAAACCAGACGATTATTTGGTAAGACCAAGAAACCACACGAGACTTACTAAAACAGCCATGAAAGATGATGAAATTATTTACTGTCAAGAATCATGAAATTCTAGACGGTAAGCAGATCATTCTCAGGAAAACAGTGAAGACAAAATATAGTTTCATCTGGAAAAATTACTGCTGAACTCATTCACCGCAAAAATTATTCAGTTATAATGTAATGATGATGGCTTGTACATGCTAATgggtgaaaaaaattaaaataaaattaatgttaaatataattaatgattaaaaaaattactttatgaatatatatatatataaaaaaatagttataCTTTGAAGTCGGGAATACAaattccctcaataaactcctgaTTAGCTGCTTTTTAATAGTTAGTACGGTAGTTTATTTAAGGACcttaaatatggtcatgcagaattggactttaaaaatgtataaatataaaaaaatataggatattttataaatatatcaaataaattataagaattgtaaaataaagtttattatcaTGAAAATTACTATATTATGGCAAAGTTATGGGGACacaactgaaatattattttattaatatttttataatatttcacttgtcatacttcatattttattatgtaatattattaatatttccacttagcatttatttaaatacatttcagttttagtaaatcTAGTACTTTGactcatatttcatatatttcatatatatatatatatatatatatatatatatatatatatatatatatatacacacacacacacatgtgtgttagttctgtcaaaagattaattgcattcaaaataaaagttttaataaaaataaatatacacagtacaccgacatatatcatgtaaacaatttgttatttattttggatgcagttaaTAACAGCACTGAAATGAAACCATTTAAAACTGATCCGAATGCACTTGCTTTTGTATCTTCTGTATAACCgacattaataatgcattttctttttgttcatcTGCAGTACTCTATTTGTAAAGAGCCTCTGATAGAGCTGTCAAACCCCGGAGCGAGTAGTTCATGGTTTTACCTAACCAGTGATGACGAGTTCATCATAAAGACCGTGCAGCACAAAGAAGCTGAATTTCTGCAGAAGCTGCTTCCAGGTTACTACATGGTGAGCCACACAATCAGCAAAATAACCAGGAAGAAACTACACTATGCACTGCTATCTCAGCTCAGCTGCTCATATTGACAATTCAATTATTAATACGGAAAACAACTACAGATAATCATTTTACAGCACTGTTACCTCACAGCTGTGGTATAGCCCTGTTTGCTGTAGAAATACActacacattaaaacacattaaaaacattaaatattcagCCTCTcagtttaaaatgttaatgcattttttttaaagcataatgcATTTAACTTTGCCTCCACTAAACTTACAGCATTTTTAACACTAATAAGCTCTTCTAATATTCTTTTCAAGATGAAAAACTGCTCTGTCCTTCCTGATTTCAGAATCTGAATCAGAACCCGAGGACCCTCTTGCCCAAGTTTTACGGGCTGTACTGTATTCAGTGTGGAGGTGTTAATATCCGATTGGTGGTGATGAACAACATTCTGCCTCGCTCTTTGAAAATGCACTACAAATATGACTTAAAGGGCTCTACTTACAAACGCAGAGCGTCACGAAAGGAGCGCGCCAAATCCTCCCCGACTTTTAAAGATCTGGACTTCCAGGAGATGCACGAAGGTCTTTACTTTGATGCAGACACATACAGCGCCTTGATGAAGACTCTTCAGAGAGACTGTCGGGTGAGTCGAGCTGTTGATCGCCGGAGAGCTCTTCAGGATTATATGTGGTTGTGATTTCCATTCACTTTGCTCCACAGGTGCTGGAAAGCTTTAAAATCATGGACTACAGTTTGCTGCTGGGCATCCATGTTCTGGACAGGAAGCTGAGGGGGAGAGGCGGGATTGGGGACAGTAAGCGCCATGGTGGACAGAAGGTCCTGTACTCCACAGCTCTCGAGTCCATTCAAGGAGACGGCAAAGCAGGCGAGCCTCTTCCTGACGCAGATGACGACACGTGAGTGGAGCTGCTCCGTTTGCAGAGTTAacagaaattaaagaaaaataagtttTACTTTTACCACACGCCCTTTCTCAAAGACACATCCGCCAGTCTGAATATTTACTGCATATGCACACGACTGCTCAAATGCTTGGACTCAGAaatatgttttgaaagaaattactatttttatcaagtaaggatgcattaaatagattgAAATGGCTGCTATCTTGTAGAGGTGGGAGATATACCGGTAAACACGATTAACCGGTAGAAATGTGTCTAGACTATCGTTTCTATCGCGGTTACATGCTCACGTGATGTTGCTGTGCTACGTGCTCATGAAAACTTCaagtttgcatgcatttttaagcattacagtttaaaaacaagtgattttaagaATTTGCAATGCAATCTGCAGCAAAAGAGGACTCATTTGGCGATATCCGTGAGCTGTCTGAGAGACTGTTTCTGAGCGCTATCAGAGAGGTGCACACACGTCAAGATGCAAGACGTGATCAGACAGTTATTTTGAAGGCCTTGAATGGTTAAATACACAGGTTTTTGCAAGTATCCTTATAAACATAGTCATTTAGGCCTTAAGTAAAAgcagctgagaaagaaaaaaaaaaacaggtgtaaGAGAATATTGGATccaggcagctcttaaagtgacagcagtctaatattcctgtcgttcatattactgtatttttttaatttacattgtgAAAAGTAGTGTTTTATACATATTATTACTGTACTTTAtagaatgtattatttatttgttctactgtagtttttgtgtcatattgcttgtaattattttcttattcttaAGTGACTGTTCAtttgtcttctgtttttatttatttttttatttaagcttaaatacttttattaacaaacagaacaaaagaaCAATTCAATAATGTACTGTAGGAGCAGAAGAAGCGCAACAGCTTTATACAAAACATTCAAAGacgatactaaaataaaaacgaaGGAAACGGAGGACGTATAAACACACAGGCTGATAAAGAAGTAAATAAGATACAAGCAAACACAATCAATGAACCGATGAGTAACTGTGGAAACTTCAGGTCAAAGGAAACAAGaacaaaacacatgaaaacaaGGTGATACAAACTAAAAGTCTAtgaaaacgaaactgaaaccaaaaaGGAACATGGTAGCGGTAAAGAAATTGTTACAgtttttgtattgttatatttctgtttcaaataaatgctgctttttgaaagaatcctgaaaataaaactgtagcatggtttccacaaaaatatgaagcagcacgcacaaaagttttcaacattgatcatcgGAAATGTTTCTTTAGAATGATATtggaatattataatgatttctgaagatcatgtgacactgaagactggaataatgatgttgaaaatgcagctttgatcacaggaataaattatattttaatacatattaaatacaaaactgttattttaagttgtaataatatccATCATGTTGCTAAAATATTTCCAATACATTTTCTGACTGACTTTGGATCGGTTTGAAGTAATCATGCGTTTTTGTTCTAGAATGGGTGGCATCCCTGCTAAACACAAAGATGAGAAGTTGCTGATCTTTCTGGGAATCATTGATATCCTGCAGTCCTATAGGTATGAATCAGCTGACAAAATATGAGAATAATTACTGTTCCATTAAAGATGACAAAAAGTTCCAATATTTAACATTTCCATCTTATATACAGATTTATAAAGAAGGTTGAGCACTCGTGGAAGGCTCTTGTGCATGATGGcgtatgcatttttcttttttcatcaaatctatatttttatatccTTCTGTTTAAACGTTATCATGATTTATGGTTCTTTGCTGCTTTGCATTCTAGGACACTGTATCTGTCCATAGACCAAATTTCTACGCTGACAGATtcctgaagttcatgggcaccaCGGTGTTTAAAAAGATTCACCGTAAGTTTAATGATTCTTTGTTATTTCCAGTGAAACAGGATCATTTAAAATGCCCTTCTACATCTCACATGTTTCCctctttgtttgtatttttagctCTCCGTGGTGCGTCCTCGAGAAGGAAGAAGAACTCAATCCAGCCGTGTAGGTCGGCCTCACAGGAAGTTCTGTCGTCTGTAAATGAAGAGAGTAAAGAAGAAAGGAGGGCACAAAGCCTCGAAAACCTCGATGATACAGGTGCTCACTGCTATTGAAGAGAAATTCGCTAATGCAcacaaaacttttttctttttactttaagGAGCAGTTATTATGATAAATGCATGAGATATTATGAAATTTGTAAATCAGTCTCTTTGTTGAAATAACACTATTTTGTCACTTCTGAAAAGGTGtgcataattttattaaatatgcactTGTAGAGTTCTTCAAATAttacaagtatatttttaaaaactgtagttgattagtaatatgcattgctaagaacttcatttggacaactttcaaggcgattttctaaatatttcgatttttttacagcctcaggttccagattttcaaatagttgtatctctgccaaatactGATCAAGAAGAAGTGTGCTTTTGTTGACTAGCATACTAAAGCATATGTAAAGTACTAAATTATgacaagttaatttattttaaactgcatcgtcatcattacaaatatgttattttgaatatatttaattaaatagaatACAAGTTTCTAAAActgacattaaagtatattttagtttgtcaTAAATTTGTGTCGGTACATTCGTCAATATTTAAGTTGTACTGATGCCCTAACTACGTTCAACTAATTGCTTTTAATGTAAATTAGTGCTGTAAAATAATGAATCGCGATTAATCaaatccaaaataagtttttgtttacataatatatgtgtgtgtactgtgtatatgtattatttatatataaatacacatatatacagtatatattttgaatatattcacatgtatatatttatattcatataatttatatgaatataaataatataaatataataatattataataatataataatatatacatgcatgcgtgtgtatgtatgtatataaacctAATAATTATACACAGAACATAGCCAtagattatgtaaacaaaaagctttattttggatgcgattaataatttgaaaacataaaatttaaactataatagaTTATTTTTGCAGTAACTACTCTTTTTAAACATATGCTAAGGTGTAGTTTTGTTTCACAAGGGATACCattcaaaactgtatttttacacATTCACTATAGATACCTTACTAAGATAAGATGCTTCTTTTTGACAGAAACGCACCCCTCTCAGAAACCTGATGTAATTCCCAGCTCCACCAGACTCAACCCAGCCATCTCAGCCGCCACGGTGTCTTCTGCTTCCTCTCTAGATGATGTGAAGACCGAACCGCAAACAGATTCAGAGAACAGGTGctaacatacaaacacacacactttcccatCAGACATACGTATTAGTTCAACTAAAAAGGTCTTTGTAAACTTCCATATTTCTTCACCGAGCTTCCTCTTCTTCTTTATTTTGCTCTAAACTGGATGTGATTGGCACACACCTTCTTGTTTGGCTGACGTCACTGTGTTGTTTGTCCTCAGAGATGATTATAGGACGTCCAGCACGACTCTTGCATTAGAGGAGAGCACTCTTCCTGCTTCAGACTCACAGGCAAGCACACCTGAGTCAGGTCTGGACGTCTACTTGGTCAGTGTAGATACTGGTTGTCATGTAATGACACCTGATCTGAAGTTCCCCTGGAACTCAAACGCTTTTGTGTCATTCGCTCCGGATCTGTGTTTGTGGCTcatattgttttctgttttagtgATGCGTGAGGCCTTCTGATGTGGACCAGATCATCCAGACGTCTGTAAGACTGAGAAACAGCGGACATGCTGTCAACATTTTGCACAAAGGATATCTCTAGCTGCTAATACACATGGACTGAGTGAGAAAGGCCTTATGTTTGAAGGAATGGCAGAGCGATTGCCACACTATAGTACTGCAGTGCCTTACACTGTCTGTGCACTTTGTACCCACTTGCAAGCACAAGATTGTTGTATAATAATAGTTACACTCCCTTTAGACCAGTGTGCTGTAACTGTATCTCAACACGCTGGTTGGTATGCATGTTAAAGGTGAGTTACCTGATTAAAGCATGTGTCATACAGAGAAATAggtttgttatattataataatcCTGGTATAATTATGTTCTGAGCACTTCTGAATAGTGTGAGTAATGATTTAGTTTCACCCGATCATTACAATACAGTAACTAGTACCAAACATTAGTAACATTGTCACTAGTGAACATGGATTGAATATTATGTTTGGTCATGTGATTTTGACGCACAATCAGTATAATGTAattacatggggggggggggggggtgttatcaTGGTCAATGTTACTTCGTGTAAAGATTTACAGGGGCTTAAGATGTTAAAAACCAGCAATCtttaaaacctttttataaaatgtatttaaatttaaatgttttgtgattagagtaatatatgaattaaatgtGCTTTGATGTATAATGTTTATAGTTGCTATTAAATGCTGCATCTACACAAGAACTTCACTTTGTCTGTTATTCACAAGCATCTGATGCACAGATAGCAAACCTGTGCGCTGCACAAATATTAACAcaacagtagttttattttaagctattataatgtttattcaaAATTAAAGATAGCAGCACTCTTCATCTGTTAGTGAAAAATTATAGTGCATGCTATAGTGAATGCTATTAAGTGTTTTCACTGTTTGCAATAGTCGCGTGCAGTCCACTAGAGGGGTGTATTGTTGTTTGTCTCAGTAAGACAAATGATCTGTGATCATGagttgtagcattttttttttttaatatagtaaaGAAGTGGCTTTCTTCAAatcaatatattatgtaaattatatattgtattatatatatatatatatatatatatatatatatatatatatatatatatatatatatatatattagtgcagtcaatcgataaaaaaaatttaactaattaatcgcacatttttttaaattaatcgcgattaatcgcaattaaaagactgaaactttttggatatgtaaatttaaaatgtaaataattaatgtaaactcaagacaaagaaactatttaaatttaaaatatgattgtttattggaatttttgtttaacttgtaacacagattttctcatgtaaacaacatacctgcaataaaccatcaatatcctccaaattaactgttggcttgaaagccatatttattacagaaataaaaacacaggcatgtaagtaccatttgaatttcaaaacgatcaatgccaataaaaaacaaaaatgatttccatgttgaattctaagtggactgcaaaaaaattccaaagtatagtcattgccagtgctttaagtgggccagtacgcactggtactcagtactgtcacttccaaatatagctcttgagcgtaccgccacctctccgtgcgcccagaacgtgcttgtagcgtaccggtacgctcatttggacatctgttttaatagaggttttaatcttttacctgcactgccgattttcagagcgcccttcacaatgcaagcttcctaattcatcccaccgagagcagaaactacattacccattcacccttaagttatacaagtgaatagcgcatgtgtcgcttttcccactgttaagtgtcaacaactcaacgtggccggagaaggtgtgtgaaactcgttgtgagttatactaaagcaaaatcttgagtatttattgtctgataaacattaaaaactgtctgcggaggttgagtcgtcctgcagcccccgctggctgctcattggctgcagcatcttttttctaagttctaaaaaaataccgtagacggcaaggcacaaatttagatatatatttatctcattaatctatagcctatgcacaaagacaatatgatctttttgtcccctttttgttttaaagcttgatgaagagagagagcgcaagttgctgcagctgaggaggacagtgatgcacgcgcacaggggtgattgacagttcgcggcactgtgtacaaaaaatactccgctacacaattatttcgttattttcgtttaagcttattaacgttagcgttacagaaaggtctgatttacgcactgttacagtcattgttttttttttgttttttttaaacaatgacatttgagttcatgattttaatgttgctgtttcttgtggcagactaaatgaagagtaatgtttcttgtggcagactgaagagtaatccggcagagttttatactgaaactttccgtctaaaagtccttccttggtcttaaccatatttctttgcacgttgaaaacacataggccacaactggaaataaaaaaaaaacttcaaccgcgttaattgcgttattttttttaacgcgttaaatatttcaaattaatcgaatgcgttaacgcgctaattttgacagcactaatatatatatatatatatatatatatatatatatatatatatatatatatatatataagtattacaAGGAGGTAAAGTCCCTTTTAAAGGATAATTTGCATGTTTTAGTCTCAAACCGAatatatttagtgctgtcaaaaaattatcgcgattaatcgcatccaaaataaacaattattgtatgtgtgtgcactgtgtatatttataatgtatatataaatacacacacacgtacactcaACTAAAGGATTATTATAGGAagaccatactaatactgtgtttgaccccctttcatcttcagaactAACTTAATTCTACGTGTCATTGAtccaacaaggtgctgaaagcattctttagaaatgttggcccatattgataggacagcatcttgcagttgatggagatttgtgggatgcacatccagggcacgaagctcccgttcctccacatcccaaagatgctctattgggttgagatctggtgactgtggaggccatttgactacactgaactcattgtcatgttcaagaaaccaatttgaaatgattgaagctttgtgacatggtgcattatcctgctggaagtagccatcagaggatgggtacatggtggtcataaagggatggacatggtcagaaacaatgctcaggtaggctgtggcatttaaacgatgcccaattggcactaagggtgtgccaagaaaacatcccccacaccattacaccacaaCCACCATCCTgaacagtggtaacaaggcatgatggatccatgttctcattctgtttacgccaaattctgactctgtaacgagtggttatttcagtcaaagttgctcttctatcagcttgaatcagtcggcccattctcctctgacctctagcatcaacaaggcattttcgcccacaggactgccgcatactggatgtttttcccttttcacaccatcctttgtaaaccctagaaatggttgtgcgtgaaaatcccagtaactgagcagattgtgaaatactcagacctgAGGTCTGGCACCAaaaaccatgccacgctcaaaattcctttctttcccattctgacattcagtttggagttcaggagattgtcttgtcCAGGACCACactcctaaatgcattgaagaaactgccatgtgattgattgattagataattgcattaatgagaactTGAACAGGTTTTCTTAATAATCCTTTAGCTGAGTGTATGTATATACTTCAAAATATGTTacattcatatattaaatatatacatacattatttaaattatattaatttgaatatatacatgtgtgtgtatttattcaaTATAAACTATGTacacaaatattttgtaaacaataacttattttggatgtgattaatcatttgactgcacacgcacacacacacacacacacacacacacacgcacacacatatatatatatatatatatatatatatatatatatatatatatatatatatatattacaataagaATGTTGATTCAATTAACTCAAATTATgtggatttttaaataatttataaaataatttaaatataaatcaaatatgcCTAAAACTAAATATCACCATAGGCATATAATTTGATAAGATATTTTAcctataaagttatatatatatatatatatatatatatatatatatatatatatatatatatatatatatatatatatatatatatataggctatatatataaatacctcTTTAGcacagtttttatttcaaatcactTTAAGCATGCCTTAACATCtgaattattcacaaatattacATCATTAATGCAGGTAATATAATTAACTTCATAAATCatctttaaacacatttataaatgtattgtttttttcgcTATTATCATCTTCTATCCTGACCCTTATGGTAACAATATTTCCTACAAGACTGACCACTGGATTTCAGAAAGAAGAAAGCATCGCGACACAAATCTTCTGCATCATAAGACTTTAAAGATGACATATGGAGGCTAATGTTTTGATGAACTCCTCTGGTCAGTTGTGGACGCGCTCACGTGGTTTGGGAACGCGCTGTTGGACTCACCTGCGCGCTCGTGGACACACCCATACCTGGAAGATTCAGGAAATCTGGGATTGTACACAGAATTGGGCTGTTCAGTCGTTCTGATTAGGTGTCCTGTCCGATATAGATCCTACCGAGCGCCGTGTGTGTGTCAGAGTTCATGCATCTCCAGCTCTTCTGAAGGTACGTGCTCTCACTCTGGACGAGGTTTGTTGTTTTTGTCGCGTTTGACTGGTCTCGGTGTTCTATTTTTTTGGGAAGGCGGCGGATTAAAACTTCAGTAACGTCATTTGAACATAAAACTGCTGCTTTTAGGTAACGTACACGTTATTGTAAACTTTAGTGAATTTGATTTGGTCTTCTCCTGTGAGAACTGGCAGCTAAAACACAGGCCTACATGTGAATCATATGTAACTAATGTTCTCTGTCCTGATTCATGATTCTCACGAGACTTCAGTGATTTCCACTCACGCGTAGTTTCATATCAATCCGCTGCCATTCTGACACGTTTTCTGTGTAAACAAATCTGTTCTAGTATTAATTGATTGATTCCATTTTAAACAACCGAGAAATTTACAAAAAAGTCAATGAAAACGTATTCAAAAAGAGAGCTTCTAGCTGTTGTAGTTTCACATAATTTGAATTAGGCcaattttcttaataataataataactgcttATATTTGAAGATGTGCTCTTTTCTGACAAAGTaaaaatttatttgattataagtacagtaaaaactaatattttgaaatatttttgaaatatcaaatctgaatatgttttaaaatacaattttattgctatgatgcaaagctgaattctcagcatcattactcttcatgatccttcagaaatcattctgatattttgatttgctgctcaagaaacatttctgattattatatcatatttattgaaaatattttattttattttatttattgcttaatgtttttgtgtaaaccataatACACAATCATTCAAAA is part of the Carassius auratus strain Wakin chromosome 10, ASM336829v1, whole genome shotgun sequence genome and harbors:
- the LOC113109584 gene encoding phosphatidylinositol 4-phosphate 5-kinase type-1 beta-like isoform X1, producing MNSRAVYKMSSTADETGGGRPPKTGGKDHKKPTAEALRGAIQLGIGYSVGNMTSKPDRDVLMQDFYVVESVFLPSEGSNLTPAHHYPDFRFKNYAPLAFRYFRELFGIKPDDYLYSICKEPLIELSNPGASSSWFYLTSDDEFIIKTVQHKEAEFLQKLLPGYYMNLNQNPRTLLPKFYGLYCIQCGGVNIRLVVMNNILPRSLKMHYKYDLKGSTYKRRASRKERAKSSPTFKDLDFQEMHEGLYFDADTYSALMKTLQRDCRVLESFKIMDYSLLLGIHVLDRKLRGRGGIGDSKRHGGQKVLYSTALESIQGDGKAGEPLPDADDDTMGGIPAKHKDEKLLIFLGIIDILQSYRFIKKVEHSWKALVHDGDTVSVHRPNFYADRFLKFMGTTVFKKIHPLRGASSRRKKNSIQPCRSASQEVLSSVNEESKEERRAQSLENLDDTETHPSQKPDVIPSSTRLNPAISAATVSSASSLDDVKTEPQTDSENRDDYRTSSTTLALEESTLPASDSQASTPESGLDVYL
- the LOC113109584 gene encoding phosphatidylinositol 4-phosphate 5-kinase type-1 beta-like isoform X2 is translated as MNSRAVYKMSSTADETGGGRPPKTGGKDHKKPTAEALRGAIQLGIGYSVGNMTSKPDRDVLMQDFYVVESVFLPSEGSNLTPAHHYPDFRFKNYAPLAFRYFRELFGIKPDDYLYSICKEPLIELSNPGASSSWFYLTSDDEFIIKTVQHKEAEFLQKLLPGYYMNLNQNPRTLLPKFYGLYCIQCGGVNIRLVVMNNILPRSLKMHYKYDLKGSTYKRRASRKERAKSSPTFKDLDFQEMHEGLYFDADTYSALMKTLQRDCRVLESFKIMDYSLLLGIHVLDRKLRGRGGIGDSKRHGGQKVLYSTALESIQGDGKAGEPLPDADDDTMGGIPAKHKDEKLLIFLGIIDILQSYRFIKKVEHSWKALVHDGDTVSVHRPNFYADRFLKFMGTTVFKKIHPLRGASSRRKKNSIQPCRSASQEVLSSVNEESKEERRAQSLENLDDTETHPSQKPDVIPSSTRLNPAISAATVSSASSLDDVKTEPQTDSENRDDYRTSSTTLALEESTLPASDSQASTPESVMREAF
- the LOC113109584 gene encoding phosphatidylinositol 4-phosphate 5-kinase type-1 beta-like isoform X3, encoding MNSRAVYKMSSTADETGGGRPPKTGGKDHKKPTAEALRGAIQLGIGYSVGNMTSKPDRDVLMQDFYVVESVFLPSEGSNLTPAHHYPDFRFKNYAPLAFRYFRELFGIKPDDYLYSICKEPLIELSNPGASSSWFYLTSDDEFIIKTVQHKEAEFLQKLLPGYYMNLNQNPRTLLPKFYGLYCIQCGGVNIRLVVMNNILPRSLKMHYKYDLKGSTYKRRASRKERAKSSPTFKDLDFQEMHEGLYFDADTYSALMKTLQRDCRVLESFKIMDYSLLLGIHVLDRKLRGRGGIGDSKRHGGQKVLYSTALESIQGDGKAGEPLPDADDDTMGGIPAKHKDEKLLIFLGIIDILQSYRFIKKVEHSWKALVHDGDTVSVHRPNFYADRFLKFMGTTVFKKIHPLRGASSRRKKNSIQPCRSASQEVLSSVNEESKEERRAQSLENLDDTETHPSQKPDVIPSSTRLNPAISAATVSSASSLDDVKTEPQTDSENRDDYRTSSTTLALEESTLPASDSQ